From Gammaproteobacteria bacterium:
CCGAATTCATTGAGCATTTTTTCAACTTGCCTGGCAATGTGTTGGTTGTGCGTTACAATATATTTCACGCTGCTCAATGGCACCTCACCTTTGACCAGGAACTCGGCCTGTTTGCGGCGTTTCCTGTCTGGGTCGTCCTCGGTATTTCGCCAGTCGGAAGTGCACACCACTTCCCAATCCAACTTGTCCAAATCCTTTTTGTCATTGTACCATGAAGTAAGGTGTGCATGGGAGTGGCCATCCGTAAATACGTAGCGGAGCTGCAACTGTTCAATTTCAAGGAAAGGTACACAGAGATAGATGATTTCTTCAGGTTGTACCTTCCCTTGTCGCGTGATTTGATAGAGCATTGGCGTGCAGGGGCCAAGGTAAAAAGCCACATATTCGTGGATTTTGCCTCCGGGATCAATTGGTACTTTGCGCTCGCGCCGTCTTTGAGTGAGATCTTTATCGCCGATAAACTTGTATCCTTCCAGCTGGTGGGTGGGTGGAGGAATGCTGCCATATTGGGCCAGCAGGGCCAAGTTTTCGA
This genomic window contains:
- a CDS encoding DUF4433 domain-containing protein; translation: MQPPLEKILLFRITHIENLALLAQYGSIPPPTHQLEGYKFIGDKDLTQRRRERKVPIDPGGKIHEYVAFYLGPCTPMLYQITRQGKVQPEEIIYLCVPFLEIEQLQLRYVFTDGHSHAHLTSWYNDKKDLDKLDWEVVCTSDWRNTEDDPDRKRRKQAEFLVKGEVPLSSVKYIVTHNQHIARQVEKMLNEFGLPSIKVYCNPKGGKFYRKFYF